One genomic region from Patescibacteria group bacterium encodes:
- a CDS encoding P63C domain-containing protein — protein MSNKEEKITEAPYSGEIKIGGITIACAVLEDGTRIITQYDFYKAIGRSGKPAKGRGSAIEKVAPFLALNNLKPYVDKDLEDSTKPVKFKMPKGGIAWGYKAEILPKVCEVYLKARDDDALLASQEKFAVACDIIMRGLAHVGIIALVDEATGYQYARAREALEQILEQFIAKELFKWVKTFPDEFYQQLFRLRGWQYSQGSVKRPSVIGKLTNNLIYERLAPGVLDELKQLNPKTPKGTRRHHHHRWLTRDFGHPRLLEHLWAVVNLMRASANWSEFQRLINRALPKYGDLPLIEDAERRAKERDKAAL, from the coding sequence ATGTCTAACAAGGAAGAAAAAATAACCGAAGCTCCTTACAGTGGAGAAATCAAAATTGGCGGCATTACTATTGCTTGTGCTGTTTTAGAGGACGGCACTCGAATAATCACCCAGTATGATTTTTATAAAGCAATTGGACGTTCCGGCAAGCCTGCCAAGGGACGAGGTTCAGCAATCGAAAAAGTAGCCCCTTTCTTGGCCCTCAACAACCTTAAACCCTATGTAGATAAGGATTTAGAGGATTCGACAAAGCCCGTTAAGTTCAAAATGCCCAAAGGTGGTATTGCGTGGGGCTATAAAGCTGAAATACTACCCAAAGTTTGCGAGGTGTATTTGAAAGCAAGAGACGACGACGCATTATTAGCCTCTCAAGAAAAGTTTGCAGTTGCTTGTGATATAATTATGAGAGGGCTTGCTCACGTTGGTATTATAGCTCTTGTCGATGAAGCCACTGGCTATCAATATGCACGAGCAAGAGAAGCTCTTGAGCAAATTCTTGAACAATTTATAGCCAAAGAATTATTCAAATGGGTAAAAACGTTTCCTGATGAGTTTTACCAACAACTATTCCGGTTACGGGGCTGGCAGTATTCACAAGGTTCGGTTAAGAGACCTTCTGTGATAGGTAAACTGACCAACAATTTGATTTACGAGCGTCTTGCGCCAGGAGTTCTTGACGAGCTTAAACAGCTTAACCCCAAAACACCCAAAGGCACTCGCCGACACCATCACCATCGTTGGCTTACCCGCGATTTTGGCCACCCACGATTGTTAGAACATTTATGGGCAGTTGTTAACTTAATGAGGGCTTCAGCAAATTGGAGTGAATTTCAGCGATTGATAAATCGAGCATTGCCCAAATATGGCGATTTGCCTTTGATAGAAGACGCCGAAAGACGAGCTAAGGAACGAGATAAAGCCGCTTTGTAA
- a CDS encoding IS1595 family transposase: protein MDIIEIFERFPTQKSCFEYLEKLRWQDKPRCPYCKSINQTPLKKEHRYHCNQCNTSFSVTVGTIFHKTHLSLQKWLLAVSLILNAKKGVSARQLARHLKVNRNTAWRIAMKIREAMFEPEQRGMLQGIVEMDETYIGPRRPRKTQKEKMAGKDFRRGGTNKIPVVGMIERHGKVKVKRVRKGQVKYKRLSSLVRDAVDLEKSVLVTDQAAYYKRMRNLLPHKSVNHDIMYCDGWIHTNTIESFWALLKRGIVGQFHKVSAKHLPAYLNEFSYRFNNRDNGNVFGLTIRKALGVM from the coding sequence ATGGACATTATCGAGATATTTGAACGTTTTCCGACCCAAAAAAGCTGTTTTGAGTATTTAGAAAAGCTACGCTGGCAAGATAAGCCGCGCTGTCCATACTGCAAGTCCATTAACCAAACTCCACTAAAAAAAGAACATCGCTATCATTGCAACCAGTGCAACACCAGCTTTAGTGTTACTGTTGGCACGATATTTCACAAAACCCATTTATCCCTTCAAAAATGGCTGTTGGCCGTTTCGCTTATCCTTAACGCCAAAAAAGGCGTTTCCGCTCGCCAATTAGCCCGACACCTTAAAGTCAATCGCAACACCGCTTGGCGTATCGCTATGAAAATCAGAGAAGCTATGTTTGAGCCGGAACAAAGAGGTATGTTGCAAGGAATCGTAGAAATGGACGAAACCTATATCGGTCCTCGGCGGCCTCGAAAAACCCAAAAAGAGAAAATGGCCGGAAAAGACTTTAGACGCGGTGGCACAAACAAAATACCAGTTGTCGGAATGATAGAACGGCACGGCAAGGTTAAGGTTAAAAGAGTACGAAAAGGCCAAGTTAAATATAAGAGGCTGTCCAGTTTGGTTCGGGACGCAGTAGATTTAGAAAAGTCTGTTTTAGTAACCGACCAAGCGGCATATTACAAAAGAATGCGTAATTTGCTGCCGCACAAATCCGTTAACCACGATATTATGTATTGCGACGGCTGGATTCACACAAACACAATCGAATCGTTTTGGGCTTTGCTCAAACGTGGCATTGTCGGTCAATTCCACAAGGTTAGTGCTAAACATTTGCCAGCATATCTAAACGAATTTTCATACCGCTTTAATAACAGAGACAACGGAAATGTCTTTGGTTTAACAATTCGTAAAGCATTAGGAGTAATGTAA